The proteins below are encoded in one region of Amycolatopsis magusensis:
- a CDS encoding serine hydrolase domain-containing protein: MRFADLPETFRSLAERTGVPGAQLTLHRAGETVTVTCGRPALTGAATVGPRTMFPLGSVTKTFTATVAVQLVADGDAEFDAPLSEYLGELAGARSRALREVTLRQALSHTGGVISDFELGTEGPVSPRRYVQALLDRPDVWRPGAAFSYSNTGYVLAGHLVERLTGMDWWETVDSFVNAPLGLDIGRLGDPAPGLAVPHVPAAGGLTAVEPALPAGWEPAGGLAATSEALVRFALAHLDGKLVPAELAAVMREPVAAEPFGVADGWGLGWALYDSPDGSWYGHDGTLAGSSCSVRVHAPTRTAVALLANGSAGLDLWTRVAAEIGAGAYRPPRVEFTNPPDGREFIGDYYNDTTCFTVSRRGHGELGLSDGTGLDAVLRVGDGDLVQVLGMDEGTHVGRFLREPGGEVAALQFSGRIARLRVAP; the protein is encoded by the coding sequence ATGCGATTTGCCGACTTGCCGGAGACCTTCCGGAGCTTGGCCGAACGGACGGGCGTGCCCGGGGCGCAGTTGACCCTGCACCGGGCGGGCGAGACCGTGACGGTGACCTGCGGACGCCCGGCGCTCACCGGCGCCGCGACCGTGGGACCGCGGACGATGTTCCCGCTCGGCTCGGTCACCAAGACCTTCACCGCGACCGTGGCCGTGCAGCTGGTGGCGGACGGCGACGCCGAGTTCGACGCGCCGCTGTCGGAGTACCTGGGCGAGCTGGCGGGCGCCCGGTCCCGCGCGCTGCGCGAGGTCACCCTCCGCCAGGCGCTCAGCCACACCGGCGGCGTGATCTCCGATTTCGAACTCGGCACCGAAGGTCCCGTCTCCCCGCGCCGGTACGTGCAGGCGTTGCTGGACCGCCCGGACGTGTGGCGGCCGGGTGCCGCGTTCTCCTACTCCAACACCGGGTACGTGCTCGCCGGGCACCTGGTGGAGCGGCTGACCGGGATGGACTGGTGGGAGACCGTCGATTCGTTCGTGAACGCGCCGCTGGGGCTCGACATCGGCCGGCTCGGCGACCCGGCGCCCGGCCTGGCGGTACCGCACGTGCCCGCGGCCGGTGGCCTGACCGCGGTGGAACCCGCGCTGCCCGCCGGCTGGGAGCCCGCGGGCGGGCTGGCCGCGACGAGTGAGGCGCTGGTGCGGTTCGCGCTGGCGCACCTCGACGGGAAACTGGTGCCCGCCGAATTGGCGGCGGTCATGCGGGAACCGGTGGCGGCGGAGCCGTTCGGCGTCGCCGACGGCTGGGGGCTCGGCTGGGCGCTCTACGACTCGCCGGACGGATCTTGGTACGGCCACGACGGGACACTGGCCGGGAGCAGTTGCTCGGTCCGGGTGCACGCGCCGACCCGCACCGCGGTGGCGCTGCTGGCCAACGGCAGTGCCGGGCTGGACCTGTGGACGCGCGTCGCCGCCGAGATCGGTGCCGGGGCGTACCGGCCGCCGCGGGTCGAGTTCACGAATCCGCCGGATGGCCGCGAATTCATCGGTGACTACTACAACGACACCACGTGCTTCACCGTCAGCCGACGCGGACACGGGGAGCTCGGGCTGTCCGATGGCACCGGCTTGGACGCGGTGCTGCGCGTGGGCGACGGCGATCTGGTCCAGGTCTTGGGCATGGACGAAGGTACGCACGTGGGCCGGTTCCTGCGTGAGCCCGGCGGGGAGGTGGCCGCACTGCAGTTCAGCGGCCGGATCGCCCGCCTGCGGGTCGCGCCATGA
- a CDS encoding ArsR/SmtB family transcription factor, with translation MTRIHFTFDDIARTCLAESLNPAEEAVFALDALSDMQNTALASWRRTAVRRLGELTDVVAALCRELRPVPDLLWLTDRRARPDDDRLAAAGLTGSGVASLARQFAEGVVVPCWPSIANHFGTMVRRKERESGGGVHALLSSLHPRIRWHGPALDIDDGRAAEIRLAGRGLTVVHSAFLSSAPAVLIGRGSEMDPPALVVSALPEIAGRLRWSRERDPSVAALSALLGRTRATLLWQLNDTCTTGELAKRAGVSAATVSQHTGILREAGLITTARQRNTVHHSLTVLGRQLVR, from the coding sequence ATGACCCGGATCCACTTCACCTTCGACGACATCGCCCGGACCTGCCTCGCGGAATCGCTCAACCCGGCCGAGGAAGCGGTGTTCGCCCTCGATGCCTTGTCCGACATGCAGAACACCGCGCTCGCGAGCTGGCGGCGCACGGCCGTGCGCCGCTTGGGCGAGCTGACCGACGTCGTCGCCGCGCTGTGCCGGGAACTCCGCCCGGTCCCGGACCTGCTGTGGCTGACCGACCGGCGCGCGAGACCGGACGACGACCGGCTGGCCGCCGCCGGGCTCACCGGATCGGGTGTGGCCTCGCTCGCCCGGCAGTTCGCCGAGGGCGTCGTGGTGCCGTGCTGGCCTTCGATCGCGAACCACTTCGGCACCATGGTGCGGCGCAAGGAACGCGAGTCGGGCGGCGGGGTGCACGCGTTGCTGAGCAGCCTGCACCCCCGGATCCGCTGGCACGGCCCGGCGCTCGACATCGACGACGGCCGGGCGGCGGAGATCCGGCTCGCCGGACGGGGTTTGACCGTGGTGCATTCGGCTTTCCTGAGTTCCGCGCCCGCGGTGCTGATCGGCCGGGGGAGTGAGATGGATCCGCCGGCGCTGGTGGTGTCCGCGCTACCGGAGATCGCCGGGCGCCTGCGCTGGTCGCGTGAGCGCGATCCGTCCGTCGCCGCGTTGAGCGCGTTGCTCGGGAGAACCCGGGCCACACTGCTGTGGCAGTTGAACGACACTTGCACGACCGGGGAACTCGCGAAACGCGCGGGCGTTTCGGCGGCCACGGTCAGCCAGCACACCGGAATCCTGCGCGAAGCGGGCCTGATCACCACCGCGCGTCAACGGAACACGGTGCACCACAGCCTTACCGTGCTCGGCAGGCAACTGGTGCGCTAG
- a CDS encoding class I SAM-dependent methyltransferase yields the protein MTSSFVDSDSERAVASIFNSAVASAAIGAAWELGILDELRENRKADLPSFALQHDLDIRSAQGLVTALAVVGVVERDRDTVVPGRHFDEAYRTKSLFHWLSLGSGQLFSRMQYVLRNENRAGALDRRDSAAIAYACRDINTQYFDPAFWGAMDGLGYEFTSVVDLGCGSGERLMQILDRHPGVTGIGVDLAGPALEVAVAETKERNLSDRLTFVEGDAREITYRDEFADVDLLTCFMMGHDFWPRENCVATLRRLRESFPKVRRFLLGDATRILLGDPQTGGAVTEDDVPVFTLGFELGHAMMDVYLPTMDEWDGVFADGGWRCVNKHLIESLTLSVVFELEHA from the coding sequence ATGACTTCGTCTTTTGTCGATTCGGATTCGGAACGGGCAGTCGCGTCCATCTTCAACTCGGCGGTCGCCTCGGCGGCGATCGGCGCAGCCTGGGAACTGGGCATACTCGACGAATTGCGGGAAAACCGGAAAGCGGATCTGCCGAGCTTCGCGCTGCAGCACGACCTCGACATCCGCTCGGCGCAGGGGCTGGTCACCGCGCTCGCGGTGGTGGGCGTGGTCGAGCGCGACCGCGACACCGTGGTGCCCGGCCGCCACTTCGACGAGGCGTACCGGACGAAGTCGCTGTTCCACTGGCTCAGCCTCGGCTCGGGCCAGCTGTTCTCCCGCATGCAGTACGTGCTGCGCAACGAAAACCGGGCCGGCGCGCTGGACCGCCGTGACTCCGCGGCCATCGCCTACGCCTGCCGCGACATCAACACCCAGTACTTCGACCCGGCGTTCTGGGGCGCGATGGACGGCCTCGGCTACGAGTTCACTTCGGTGGTGGACCTCGGTTGCGGCAGCGGCGAGCGGCTGATGCAGATCCTCGACCGGCACCCCGGCGTCACCGGCATCGGCGTGGACCTGGCCGGGCCCGCGCTGGAGGTGGCGGTCGCCGAGACCAAGGAGCGCAACCTGTCCGACCGGCTCACCTTCGTCGAGGGTGACGCCCGCGAGATCACCTACCGCGACGAGTTCGCGGACGTGGACCTGTTGACCTGCTTCATGATGGGGCACGACTTCTGGCCGCGGGAGAACTGCGTCGCGACGCTGCGCCGGCTGCGAGAGTCCTTCCCGAAAGTACGGCGGTTCCTGCTCGGCGACGCGACGCGCATCCTGCTGGGCGACCCGCAGACCGGGGGCGCGGTGACCGAGGACGACGTGCCGGTGTTCACCCTCGGCTTCGAACTCGGGCACGCGATGATGGACGTCTACCTGCCCACGATGGACGAGTGGGACGGCGTGTTCGCCGACGGCGGCTGGCGCTGCGTGAACAAGCACCTCATCGAATCGCTGACCCTGTCCGTCGTCTTCGAATTGGAGCACGCGTGA
- a CDS encoding MbtH family protein produces MTNPFENPEGNYLVLRNHEGQHSLWPAHLAVPAGWETVHGEAGLDECREYVERYWTDMRPVSLAARMDSR; encoded by the coding sequence GTGACGAATCCGTTCGAGAACCCGGAAGGCAATTACCTGGTGTTGCGCAACCACGAGGGCCAGCATTCTTTGTGGCCTGCCCACCTGGCCGTTCCGGCGGGCTGGGAAACGGTGCACGGCGAAGCGGGACTCGACGAGTGCCGCGAATACGTCGAACGGTACTGGACCGATATGCGCCCGGTGAGTCTCGCGGCCCGGATGGACAGCCGCTGA